In the Devosia sp. SL43 genome, one interval contains:
- a CDS encoding lasso peptide biosynthesis B2 protein — MLRSLRRRTNRLKALGPGGPALLVETALLLIRVRLALTFSSLTEIQQRMLPDTDLPAQMPPASLARMAWCVHNTARLVPQASCLTQGLVLQKLLHRRGVASELKLGVRRDAPDDLAAHAWVLVDDIVVLGGTARDLEPFSPIAKFSTGLK; from the coding sequence TTGTTGAGATCTCTCCGCCGCCGCACCAATAGGCTGAAGGCGCTGGGGCCGGGTGGCCCGGCGTTGCTGGTCGAAACTGCCCTCCTTCTAATCAGGGTTCGCCTTGCGCTAACCTTCTCGTCTCTGACAGAAATTCAACAAAGAATGCTGCCGGACACTGATCTGCCGGCCCAAATGCCGCCGGCCTCCCTGGCGCGTATGGCTTGGTGCGTCCACAACACGGCGCGCCTGGTGCCGCAGGCAAGCTGCCTGACCCAGGGGCTGGTGCTGCAAAAGCTGCTGCATCGACGCGGCGTCGCCTCAGAGCTCAAATTGGGCGTCCGCAGGGACGCTCCTGACGATCTGGCAGCCCATGCCTGGGTACTGGTCGACGACATTGTCGTGCTGGGCGGCACGGCTCGCGATCTTGAACCCTTCTCGCCGATTGCCAAGTTCAGCACCGGGCTCAAATGA
- a CDS encoding PqqD family protein, whose amino-acid sequence MAPQSLSDIPDVPTYRAIASDTVVSTSLGDGTALLDLRNNQYFSLADVGTIIWQSLQAPRTLDEIVDDVLAVYEVDRTDCIQDVDVLLSELMGADLVEISPPPHQ is encoded by the coding sequence ATGGCACCTCAATCGCTGTCCGACATACCCGACGTTCCGACCTACCGCGCCATAGCGAGCGATACTGTTGTGTCCACCAGCCTAGGCGACGGAACGGCGCTCCTTGATCTGAGGAACAATCAGTATTTCAGCCTTGCCGACGTCGGCACCATCATCTGGCAGTCGCTGCAAGCGCCGCGCACGCTGGACGAAATCGTCGATGACGTGCTGGCCGTTTACGAGGTGGACCGCACTGACTGCATCCAGGACGTAGATGTGTTGCTGAGTGAGCTGATGGGGGCCGATCTTGTTGAGATCTCTCCGCCGCCGCACCAATAG
- a CDS encoding lasso RiPP family leader peptide-containing protein, producing MKTKSSYTAPRLVRHGSVESLTKGQSVGSKLDATFPTGTAFGDLTFS from the coding sequence ATGAAGACGAAATCGTCGTATACTGCCCCTCGCCTTGTCCGCCATGGTTCGGTCGAGAGCCTCACTAAGGGCCAGTCCGTGGGGTCGAAGCTTGATGCCACGTTCCCGACCGGCACGGCCTTCGGCGACCTCACCTTCTCGTAA
- a CDS encoding nucleotidyltransferase family protein — MNFSPELDLVVAAMRARFNPGADRTPAAPSSETVTAAMHIAVRNKLLLLLREPLQPMLTDEQSSYIDVYRFQTMQMNSTIMRESAALSKALLEHNVGFIFIKGPIQQKYIYDDFFSRPCSDIDILAKSSDYSKIYDVISSIGYQTTSSSLWWRVFLGEQHLTKSGPPPVTVDLHYRIQQPGSPAPRSTQSYLARPDRTSVLGMPLEHLAAEDIPVLSAISIVKGLFNRESVGAHVADLYACVTPDVPQQLNTFLTIAAAQNLRGTALLALRIVSEVFGVKYHLAEEIGAMLPAVSGPDLVRMALTPTDPNLVWPKRREVLWHLCLKRPGRYAREIARAMASEAALRLFERPETPAKP; from the coding sequence ATGAATTTCAGTCCTGAACTGGACCTCGTGGTGGCGGCAATGCGGGCCCGATTCAATCCGGGCGCCGACCGCACGCCAGCCGCGCCCTCATCGGAAACGGTCACCGCCGCGATGCATATCGCGGTACGCAACAAGCTGTTGCTGCTGCTCCGTGAGCCCTTGCAGCCTATGCTGACTGATGAGCAATCCAGTTATATAGATGTTTATAGATTTCAGACTATGCAGATGAACTCAACAATAATGCGAGAATCTGCTGCACTTTCGAAAGCATTATTGGAACATAATGTCGGATTTATCTTCATAAAGGGTCCGATTCAACAGAAGTATATTTACGACGACTTCTTCTCTAGGCCCTGTTCCGATATTGATATCCTTGCGAAATCGTCAGACTACAGCAAAATATACGATGTAATATCATCCATCGGCTACCAAACCACCTCGTCATCGTTGTGGTGGCGAGTGTTTCTCGGCGAGCAGCACTTGACAAAAAGCGGCCCGCCGCCTGTGACCGTGGACCTGCATTACCGCATTCAGCAACCGGGTTCGCCGGCCCCCAGAAGCACGCAAAGCTACCTCGCCAGGCCCGACCGTACGAGCGTCCTGGGCATGCCCCTTGAGCACCTGGCCGCCGAGGACATTCCCGTCCTTTCCGCCATCAGCATCGTCAAGGGCCTGTTCAACCGCGAATCGGTGGGCGCACATGTCGCCGACCTATACGCCTGCGTCACACCTGATGTTCCCCAGCAGCTTAACACATTCTTAACTATTGCCGCCGCGCAGAACCTTCGGGGCACAGCGTTGCTGGCGCTGCGCATTGTTTCGGAGGTCTTTGGTGTAAAATACCATCTTGCCGAGGAGATCGGCGCCATGCTCCCGGCCGTTTCCGGGCCGGACCTGGTGCGCATGGCGCTCACACCGACAGATCCAAACCTGGTCTGGCCAAAGCGTCGCGAGGTCTTGTGGCACCTATGCCTGAAGCGGCCCGGCCGATATGCCAGGGAGATCGCACGGGCCATGGCGTCAGAGGCGGCGTTGCGGCTGTTTGAAAGACCAGAAACCCCCGCCAAGCCTTAG
- a CDS encoding AAA family ATPase: MQEHNLAGEWHPNRLRQGNSDRSSGHNRSSLDQAVPSDTQFINVGKILTAMRRQIFVIGLGTGIGILLGLLYLGLSPKSYVAYSQILIDANAGQVVADEDSPLSLAAGETDLFNQIEVLRSARLANDVAAMENLTTDVNFLNPPPSFTGRLVDIVKQGIGFVTGRPPEPDVLHNELPPEVVAGQLRRNVVIERVGRSFVLNLGFRSPDRELAYRVARAYASALVQDKLNTNLDASRTAADWLQQRLAELSVSQQQATAAIEDFRQRTGLSLENDTTVVNRRVESLTQQLVLAQSETAQMRAQTAQLEALIALGPEQAASSASVLTGDGVDTASVAELRARRESIIRRIAEVTQTFGADHPQVAALQGELSGVSNDIFVQLQALLEYYRNQVGIAERRETELRAGVESENSRTSELNSDRAQLNELQQRSQALTVLYNSFLSRYEELVQRQSFPIPTARIISEAEMPGAAASPNSVFTMAGALIGGLFFGVGFAFLNEMRERSFRIGDQISKELGLRFVGYLPLLSKRGGRTRQGKPKDHRADVALHNSIRKLIISQTASAPSTAFTETLRSTRLAIDANGAKDVCQIVGIVSALPNEGKTLVSVTFAEMLASSGAKVLLLDADFRHRGASKLAAPDAVNGLLQVSAGLPWRQAIYKDEETGLSVLPTVAGASTDTRDFLGSAAMAQLLGQLRNEFDYVIIDLPPLGPVVDALVIMPWTDSFVFVVAWGKTPRRLIRSIMEKEPVLASHIQGVVLNKVNFADLPNFSEPGGTERFMGTYAGSYQIPMKKVG; this comes from the coding sequence ATGCAGGAACACAATCTGGCCGGTGAGTGGCACCCAAACCGGTTGCGCCAGGGCAATAGCGACCGAAGCTCGGGTCACAACCGCTCGTCGCTGGACCAGGCTGTTCCCTCCGACACTCAGTTCATCAATGTCGGCAAGATCCTGACGGCGATGCGCCGCCAGATATTCGTGATCGGTCTGGGTACGGGGATCGGCATCCTGCTCGGCCTGCTCTATCTCGGGCTCTCGCCAAAGAGTTACGTCGCCTATAGCCAGATTCTCATTGATGCCAATGCCGGGCAGGTTGTTGCCGATGAAGACAGTCCGCTGTCGCTGGCTGCTGGCGAGACGGATCTATTCAACCAGATCGAAGTCCTGCGCTCGGCCAGGCTCGCCAATGATGTGGCGGCCATGGAAAATCTTACGACGGACGTCAATTTCCTCAATCCGCCACCGTCCTTCACCGGACGGCTCGTCGATATCGTCAAGCAAGGAATCGGCTTCGTCACTGGCCGCCCTCCCGAACCCGATGTCCTCCACAACGAGTTGCCACCCGAAGTTGTCGCCGGTCAGTTGCGGCGCAATGTCGTCATCGAGCGTGTTGGCCGCAGCTTCGTGCTCAATCTTGGCTTCCGGTCGCCGGATCGCGAGCTGGCCTACCGTGTTGCACGCGCCTATGCCAGTGCGCTGGTTCAAGACAAGCTCAATACCAATCTCGATGCCTCCCGCACCGCAGCCGACTGGCTGCAGCAGCGACTGGCAGAACTCAGCGTCAGCCAGCAGCAGGCGACTGCAGCCATCGAGGACTTCCGTCAGCGCACCGGCCTTTCGCTGGAGAACGATACGACCGTCGTCAATCGTCGCGTCGAGTCGCTGACCCAGCAACTCGTGCTGGCACAATCGGAAACGGCCCAGATGCGGGCCCAGACAGCCCAGCTCGAGGCGCTGATTGCGTTGGGGCCGGAACAGGCGGCAAGCAGTGCATCGGTATTGACGGGTGACGGCGTGGATACAGCCAGCGTGGCCGAGCTGCGTGCGCGACGCGAATCGATCATTCGGCGCATTGCCGAGGTCACCCAGACGTTCGGTGCCGACCATCCACAAGTGGCCGCTCTGCAAGGCGAACTTTCGGGCGTGTCCAATGACATATTTGTCCAGCTTCAGGCGCTGCTCGAATACTATCGTAATCAGGTCGGCATCGCCGAGCGCCGGGAGACCGAGCTTCGAGCCGGCGTCGAGTCAGAGAATTCGAGGACGTCGGAACTTAACAGCGATCGCGCCCAGCTCAACGAGTTGCAGCAGCGCTCGCAGGCCCTGACGGTTCTCTATAATTCCTTCCTGTCGCGCTACGAAGAGCTGGTGCAGCGCCAGTCCTTTCCGATCCCGACCGCGCGTATCATCAGCGAGGCTGAGATGCCCGGCGCGGCGGCCTCTCCCAATTCGGTATTCACAATGGCCGGCGCCTTGATAGGCGGCCTCTTCTTTGGCGTGGGCTTTGCTTTCCTCAATGAAATGCGTGAACGCTCCTTCCGTATCGGTGACCAGATATCGAAAGAGCTTGGGCTGCGCTTCGTTGGCTACCTGCCTTTGCTCAGCAAGCGAGGCGGCCGCACCCGGCAGGGGAAGCCCAAGGATCATCGGGCCGATGTGGCGCTCCACAATTCGATCCGCAAACTGATCATCTCGCAAACTGCATCGGCCCCTTCGACGGCATTCACCGAAACCCTGCGCTCCACACGCTTGGCGATCGATGCGAATGGCGCCAAGGATGTGTGCCAGATCGTGGGGATCGTCTCGGCGCTGCCCAACGAGGGCAAGACGCTGGTTTCGGTCACCTTTGCCGAGATGCTGGCCAGTTCGGGCGCCAAGGTTCTGCTGCTTGATGCCGACTTCCGCCACCGCGGTGCGAGCAAGCTGGCAGCACCTGACGCCGTCAATGGATTGTTGCAGGTTTCGGCCGGGCTGCCCTGGCGCCAGGCGATCTACAAGGACGAGGAAACCGGCCTGTCCGTGCTACCCACTGTCGCGGGTGCGTCGACCGATACGCGCGACTTCCTGGGTTCGGCCGCCATGGCCCAGCTGCTTGGACAACTGCGCAACGAGTTCGACTACGTGATCATCGACCTGCCGCCGCTTGGCCCGGTCGTGGATGCGCTGGTCATCATGCCATGGACCGATTCATTCGTGTTCGTAGTCGCATGGGGCAAGACGCCAAGGCGCCTGATCCGCTCGATCATGGAAAAGGAGCCAGTTCTGGCCTCCCATATCCAGGGCGTCGTGCTCAACAAGGTCAACTTCGCCGACCTGCCGAACTTCAGCGAGCCCGGTGGTACGGAGCGGTTCATGGGCACCTATGCCGGCTCCTACCAGATACCGATGAAGAAGGTCGGCTGA